From the genome of Kaistella daneshvariae, one region includes:
- the metK gene encoding methionine adenosyltransferase, whose product MSYLFTSESVSEGHPDKVADQISDALIDNFLANDPTSKVACETLVTTGQVVLAGEVKSSAYLDVQDIARKVINKIGYTKGEYMFNGDSCGVISAIHEQSPDINQGVDRVVEGDDFESRANSQGAGDQGMMFGYATNETENYMPLALDLAHAILKELANLRRENNAIKYLRPDAKSQVTIEYSDDHKPIRIDSIVVSTQHDDFGSEEAMLAKIRKDIIEILIPKVKAMQPRAIQELFNDQIKFHINPTGKFVIGGPHGDTGLTGRKIIVDTYGGKGAHGGGAFSGKDPSKVDRSAAYAVRHIAKNLVAAGVADEILVQVSYAIGVAEPCGLYVNTYGTSKVDLHDGEIAGKIQKIFDLRPYAIEQNLKLRNPIYQETASYGHMGRDHYIADKVFKRANGEDLVVKDLEFFTWEKLDKVEEIKKEFNL is encoded by the coding sequence ATGTCTTATTTATTTACGTCTGAATCGGTTTCCGAAGGGCATCCCGATAAAGTGGCCGACCAGATTTCCGACGCATTAATCGATAATTTTCTCGCAAACGACCCCACTTCAAAAGTGGCCTGTGAAACATTAGTAACTACCGGTCAGGTGGTTTTGGCAGGCGAAGTGAAATCATCAGCTTACCTTGATGTGCAGGATATCGCACGTAAAGTCATCAATAAAATTGGTTATACCAAAGGTGAATATATGTTTAACGGTGATTCCTGTGGTGTAATTTCCGCTATTCATGAGCAATCGCCTGATATTAACCAGGGTGTGGACCGTGTTGTTGAAGGGGATGATTTTGAAAGCCGCGCCAATTCGCAAGGTGCCGGTGACCAGGGGATGATGTTCGGTTATGCGACCAACGAAACCGAAAATTATATGCCGCTTGCGCTGGATTTAGCACATGCGATTTTAAAAGAATTGGCCAATTTGCGGCGAGAAAATAATGCGATTAAATACCTTCGTCCAGACGCGAAATCACAGGTTACTATAGAGTATTCTGATGATCACAAACCAATCCGCATTGATTCCATCGTAGTTTCAACACAACACGATGATTTTGGCAGTGAGGAAGCGATGCTGGCAAAAATCAGAAAAGATATTATCGAAATTTTAATCCCGAAAGTGAAAGCCATGCAGCCAAGAGCTATTCAGGAGCTTTTCAATGACCAGATTAAATTTCACATCAACCCGACCGGAAAATTTGTAATTGGTGGGCCGCACGGCGATACCGGTTTAACCGGAAGAAAAATAATTGTGGATACTTACGGTGGTAAAGGCGCGCACGGTGGTGGTGCTTTTTCCGGTAAAGATCCTTCAAAAGTTGACAGAAGTGCAGCCTACGCAGTGCGACACATTGCAAAAAATCTTGTAGCTGCCGGAGTTGCTGACGAAATTTTGGTGCAGGTTTCCTATGCGATTGGTGTTGCGGAACCTTGTGGACTGTATGTAAATACCTACGGAACTTCAAAAGTAGATTTGCACGATGGAGAAATTGCCGGCAAAATCCAGAAAATTTTCGATTTAAGACCTTACGCTATTGAACAGAATTTAAAACTTAGAAATCCTATTTATCAGGAAACTGCATCGTATGGCCACATGGGACGTGATCATTATATTGCAGATAAAGTTTTTAAAAGAGCTAACGGCGAAGATTTAGTCGTGAAAGACCTCGAATTTTTTACCTGGGAAAAGCTGGATAAAGTAGAGGAAATCAAGAAAGAATTTAATTTGTAA
- a CDS encoding RNA polymerase sigma factor has translation MDTHTDSWLISAYKNGNEKALAVLIDRHQKDIFSYIFYKVMDDTLANDVFQDTFMKIIVTLKEGRYNEEGKFVLWAKRIAHNLIIDHYRLKAKHNKVSETSFDNEEYSIFDLISIDEENIEEQLISRQIQDDLLKILDYLPPNQQEVVKLRYFDSLSFKEIAEQTDTSINTTLGRVRYALINLRKIMEEHQISLTR, from the coding sequence ATGGATACACACACAGACAGTTGGCTGATTTCTGCATATAAAAATGGCAATGAAAAGGCCCTGGCAGTTCTCATTGATCGCCATCAAAAAGATATTTTTTCCTATATTTTCTATAAAGTCATGGACGACACGCTGGCAAATGATGTTTTCCAGGACACGTTTATGAAAATTATTGTAACCTTGAAAGAAGGCCGCTACAACGAGGAAGGTAAATTTGTGCTTTGGGCGAAACGAATTGCTCATAACCTCATCATCGATCATTACCGCCTGAAAGCCAAACACAACAAAGTTTCCGAGACGTCTTTCGATAATGAAGAATATTCAATTTTTGATCTCATCAGCATTGACGAAGAAAATATCGAAGAGCAGCTGATTTCACGACAGATTCAGGACGATTTGCTTAAAATTCTAGACTACCTTCCGCCAAACCAGCAAGAGGTTGTAAAGCTGCGTTATTTCGATTCGCTTTCCTTTAAAGAAATCGCGGAACAAACCGATACCAGCATCAACACCACCTTAGGCCGCGTGCGTTACGCCCTCATCAATCTGCGAAAAATAATGGAAGAACACCAAATAAGTTTAACCAGATAA
- a CDS encoding YjjG family noncanonical pyrimidine nucleotidase, whose product MKIQHIFFDLDNTLWDHRANAYLTLKAIFKKEEVQEKYNLNFEDFHREYFTINERLWAQIRDGEIDKNYLRKHRFFDSFLFFGIDDFELAQIFENNFLDEILNYNDLVEGAFDLLEYLHNKGYTLHILSNGFQEVTAKKCELSGIHNYFKTITSADEINIRKPHPEIYDYALKKANANVEESIMIGDDWIADVEGGKSFGLKVIYFDVFDDKYTAEGVKTIRKLEEIKSIL is encoded by the coding sequence ATGAAAATTCAGCACATTTTTTTTGATCTCGACAACACGCTTTGGGATCACCGCGCAAACGCTTACCTCACCCTGAAAGCGATTTTTAAAAAAGAAGAAGTTCAGGAAAAGTATAATCTAAATTTTGAGGACTTTCACCGCGAATATTTTACCATTAACGAAAGATTGTGGGCACAGATTCGCGATGGTGAAATCGATAAAAATTACCTGCGAAAACACCGTTTTTTCGATTCTTTCCTTTTCTTTGGAATTGATGATTTCGAACTCGCACAAATTTTCGAAAATAATTTCCTGGACGAAATACTCAACTACAACGACCTCGTGGAGGGCGCCTTTGATCTTTTGGAATATCTTCACAACAAAGGTTATACGCTACACATTTTATCCAACGGTTTTCAGGAAGTAACGGCGAAAAAATGTGAACTTTCGGGAATCCACAACTATTTTAAAACCATTACCAGCGCCGACGAAATCAATATCCGCAAACCACACCCGGAAATCTATGATTATGCGTTGAAAAAAGCGAACGCCAACGTTGAAGAATCCATCATGATTGGCGACGATTGGATTGCTGATGTAGAAGGTGGAAAATCGTTCGGCTTAAAAGTAATTTATTTTGATGTTTTCGACGATAAATACACCGCAGAAGGCGTAAAAACCATCCGTAAACTGGAGGAAATAAAATCAATTTTATAA